A genomic region of Glycine max cultivar Williams 82 chromosome 15, Glycine_max_v4.0, whole genome shotgun sequence contains the following coding sequences:
- the LOC100500543 gene encoding putative COP9 signalosome, subunit 8, with product MDFSSVRAALDSKSYDKVADVCDNLMLQVAADGIAYQDDWPYAAHLLSHIYVHDINSARFLWKSIPSSIKESQPEVTAVWKIGQKLWLRDYAGVHEAIRAFDWTQELQALVASFAELYTKEMFQLLLSAYSTISIKDTALFLGMNEDDATNYLLQQGWTVDPASRMLIVKKQPVVTEQKLDPSKLQRLTEYVFHLEH from the exons ATGGATTTCTCTTCGGTGAGAGCTGCGTTGGATTCGAAGTCGTACGACAAGGTTGCAGATGTGTGCGACAACTTGATGCTTCAG GTTGCAGCTGACGGCATTGCTTATCAGGACGATTGGCCCTACGCAGCTCACCTCCTCTCTCACATTTATGTTCACGACAT CAATAGTGCGCGCTTTCTTTGGAAGTCAATACCTTCCTCAATCAAAGAGAGCCAGCCTGAAGTCACCGCGGTTTGGAAAATTGGTCAGAAGCTCTGGTTACGTGACTATGCTGGAGTGCATGAGGCAATCCGTGCCTTTGATTGGACTCAGGAACTCCAAGCCCTAGTTGCTTCATTTGCAG AACTTTACACAAAGGAGATGTTTCAGCTGCTTCTCTCTGCATATTCTACGATAAGCATTAAAGACACTGCTTTATTTCTGGGAATGAATGAGGATGATGCTACAAATT ATTTACTGCAGCAAGGCTGGACTGTGGACCCTGCCTCTCGGATGCTTATTGTGAAGAAGCAACCTGTTGTGACAGAGCAGAAACTTGATCCTAGTAAATTGCAGCGATTGACAGAATATGTCTTCCATCTTGAGCATTGA